A genomic window from Gossypium hirsutum isolate 1008001.06 chromosome D10, Gossypium_hirsutum_v2.1, whole genome shotgun sequence includes:
- the LOC107914798 gene encoding beta-galactosidase 9 isoform X1 encodes MVVFENKAIPKLLLVCLFVQFSVSAANFFQPFNVTYDHRALIIDGKRRMLISGGIHYPRATPQMWPDLIAKSKEGGADVIESYTFWNGHEPVRGQYNFEGRFDLVKFVKLVGDNGLYFLLRIGPYVCAEWNFGGFPVWLRDIPGIEFRTDNEPFKREMQRFVTKIVDLMLEEKLFSWQGGPIILLQIENEYGNMEGSYGQKGKEYVRWAANMALGLGAGVPWVMCKQTDAPGDIIDTCNNYYCDGYKPNSPNKPTIWTENWDGWYTSWGGRLPHRPVEDLAFAVARFFQRGGSLMNYYMYFGGTNFGRTSGGPFYITSYDYDAPIDEYGLRSEPKWGHLKDLHAAIKLCERALVAADSPQYMKLGPRQEAHVYWENTQSAVLNTTLSESQSACSAFLANIDEHNTATVIFRGKSYSLPPWSVSILPDCSNVAFNTAKVGAQTSVKLVENALSPKISAPELVMTKNEVSSISESWMSVEEPIGIWSESNFTVQGLLEHLKVTKDESDYLWHMTRIYVSDDDVAFWEENKVSPTLVIDSMRDVLRIFINGELIGSVSGHWVKVLQPVQFQQGYSDLMLLSQTVGLQNYGAFLEKDGAGFRGQIKLTGFKNGDIDLSKASWIYQVGLKGEFQKIFTIEENEKAGWTNLKLDATPSTFTWYKAYFDSPDGSEPIAIDLGSMGKGQAWVNGHHIGRYWNLTAPKDGCPDSCDYRGAYGSNKCMTNCGKPTQTWYHVPRSWLQASNNLLVIFEEIGGNPFEISVKSRVPRILCAQMSESYYPPLREWLHLDLIDGKVSISDMKPQIHLQCEDGHIISSIEFASYGTPHGSCQNFSNGNCHSPNSLSVVSEACVGRNSCSVEVSNAGFGSDPCRGVLKTLAVEARCVSTSTIGVSQF; translated from the exons ATGGTGGTTTTTGAAAACAAAGCTATTCCTAAGCTTCTTTTAGTGTGTCTCTTCGTCCAATTCTCAGTCTCCGCTGCTAATTTCTTCCAACCATTCAATGTTACGTACGACCACAGAGCTCTGATCATCGATGGTAAACGCCGTATGCTCATTTCTGGTGGAATTCATTACCCTCGTGCTACTCCTCAG ATGTGGCCTGACCTGATTGCAAAGAGCAAGGAGGGTGGAGCAGATGTTATTGAAAGTTATACATTTTGGAATGGGCATGAACCAGTCAGAGGGCAG TATAATTTTGAAGGAAGGTTTGATCTTGTCAAGTTTGTGAAGCTAGTGGGAGACAATGGACTCTATTTCCTTCTCCGTATAGGTCCTTATGTTTGCGCTGAGTGGAATTTCGG AGGCTTTCCTGTCTGGCTGCGAGATATCCCTGGCATAGAGTTTCGAACAGATAATGAACCTTTTAAG AGGGAGATGCAGCGCTTTGTAACGAAGATTGTGGATTTGATGCTGGAGGAGAAGCTCTTTTCCTGGCAGGGTGGTCCTATTATCCTCTTGCAG ATTGAGAACGAATATGGAAATATGGAGGGTTCATATGGCCAGAAGGGGAAAGAGTACGTCAGGTGGGCTGCTAACATGGCTTTGGGTCTAGGTGCTGGGGTTCCCTGGGTGATGTGCAAGCAAACTGATGCTCCGGGTGATATA ATAGATACCTGCAATAATTACTACTGTGATGGTTATAAACCAAATTCCCCTAACAAACCAACAATCTGGACAGAAAATTGGGATGGATG GTACACCTCATGGGGAGGAAGATTGCCTCACAGACCAGTTGAAGATCTTGCATTTGCAGTAGCACGTTTTTTCCAGCGTGGAGGGAGCTTGATGAACTATTATATG TATTTTGGTGGGACAAACTTTGGCCGTACTTCCGGTGGGCCCTTCTATATTACTAGTTACGATTATGATGCTCCAATTGATGAGTATG GTTTACGAAGTGAGCCAAAATGGGGACACTTGAAAGATCTTCATGCTGCTATTAAGCTCTGTGAACGTGCTCTAGTGGCTGCTGATTCACCTCAGTATATGAAATTGGGACCAAGGCAGGAG GCACATGTATACTGGGAAAATACCCAGAGTGCTGTTCTGAACACTACCCTTTCTGAAAGTCAAAGTGCATGCTCTGCTTTTCTTGCAAACATTGATGAGCATAATACTGCGACCGTAATATTCCGTGGTAAATCATACTCTTTGCCACCGTGGTCTGTGAGCATTTTACCTGACTGCAGTAATGTGGCATTCAACACTGCAAAG GTTGGAGCACAAACTTCTGTGAAACTGGTAGAGAATGCCCTATCTCCAAAAATATCTGCACCTGAACTTGTCATGACCAAAAATGAGGTTTCCAGTATCTCAGAATCCTGGATGTCTGTAGAGGAGCCAATTGGTATATGGAGTGAGAGCAATTTTACCGTTCAAGGCTTGTTGGAGCATTTGAAAGTGACAAAGGATGAATCTGATTATCTCTGGCATATGACCAG AATATATGTTTCTGATGACGATGTTGCATTTTGGGAGGAAAATAAAGTTAGCCCCACTCTTGTAATTGATAGCATGCGTGATGTATTGCGGATATTTATTAATGGGGAGCTTATAG GCAGCGTAAGTGGTCACTGGGTCAAGGTGTTGCAGCCTGTCCAATTTCAACAAGGTTACAGTGATTTAATGCTGTTATCTCAGACAGTTGGTTTGCAG AATTACGGTGCCTTTCTAGAGAAGGATGGTGCTGGGTTTAGAGGACAAATTAAGCTTACTGGATTTAAAAATGGGGATATTGACCTTTCTAAGGCCTCATGGATCTACCAG GTTGGCCTGAAGGGTGAGTTCCAGAAAATATTCACCatagaagaaaatgagaaagCAGGATGGACAAACTTGAAGCTTGATGCTACTCCCTCCACATTTACTTGGTACAAG GCATACTTTGATTCTCCCGATGGGTCAGAGCCCATTGCTATTGACTTAGGAAGCATGGGAAAGGGCCAAGCTTGGGTCAATGGCCATCATATTGGAAGATACTGGAATCTGACTGCCCCAAAAGATGGATGTCCGGATAGCTGTGATTATCGTGGAGCATATGGCTCCAACAAGTGCATGACAAATTGTGGGAAGCCCACTCAAACCTG GTACCATGTGCCAAGATCATGGTTACAGGCATCAAACAATTTACTTGTGATATTTGAAGAAATTGGTGGGAACCCATTTGAGATTTCAGTCAAATCACGTGTGCCTCGAATTCTCTGTGCTCAAATGTCCGAGTCCTACTATCCACCTCTTCGAGAATGGCTTCATCTAGATCTTATTGATGGAAAAGTCTCCATAAGTGACATGAAACCACAGATTCACTTGCAGTGTGAAGATGGGCATATAATCTCCTCTATAGAATTTGCTAGCTATGGAACTCCTCATGGAAGCTGCCAGAATTTTTCTAATGGCAATTGCCACTCTCCAAATTCATTGTCTGTGGTATCCGAG GCTTGTGTAGGAAGAAACAGTTGTTCCGTTGAAGTTTCAAACGCTGGTTTTGGAAGTGACCCTTGCCGGGGTGTTCTCAAGACATTGGCTGTTGAAGCTAGATGTGTGTCAACATCAACTATTGGAGTCTCCCAGTTCTAA
- the LOC107914798 gene encoding beta-galactosidase 9 isoform X2: MVVFENKAIPKLLLVCLFVQFSVSAANFFQPFNVTYDHRALIIDGKRRMLISGGIHYPRATPQMWPDLIAKSKEGGADVIESYTFWNGHEPVRGQYNFEGRFDLVKFVKLVGDNGLYFLLRIGPYVCAEWNFGGFPVWLRDIPGIEFRTDNEPFKREMQRFVTKIVDLMLEEKLFSWQGGPIILLQIENEYGNMEGSYGQKGKEYVRWAANMALGLGAGVPWVMCKQTDAPGDIIDTCNNYYCDGYKPNSPNKPTIWTENWDGWYTSWGGRLPHRPVEDLAFAVARFFQRGGSLMNYYMYFGGTNFGRTSGGPFYITSYDYDAPIDEYGLRSEPKWGHLKDLHAAIKLCERALVAADSPQYMKLGPRQEAHVYWENTQSAVLNTTLSESQSACSAFLANIDEHNTATVIFRGKSYSLPPWSVSILPDCSNVAFNTAKVGAQTSVKLVENALSPKISAPELVMTKNEVSSISESWMSVEEPIGIWSESNFTVQGLLEHLKVTKDESDYLWHMTRIYVSDDDVAFWEENKVSPTLVIDSMRDVLRIFINGELIGSVSGHWVKVLQPVQFQQGYSDLMLLSQTVGLQVGLKGEFQKIFTIEENEKAGWTNLKLDATPSTFTWYKAYFDSPDGSEPIAIDLGSMGKGQAWVNGHHIGRYWNLTAPKDGCPDSCDYRGAYGSNKCMTNCGKPTQTWYHVPRSWLQASNNLLVIFEEIGGNPFEISVKSRVPRILCAQMSESYYPPLREWLHLDLIDGKVSISDMKPQIHLQCEDGHIISSIEFASYGTPHGSCQNFSNGNCHSPNSLSVVSEACVGRNSCSVEVSNAGFGSDPCRGVLKTLAVEARCVSTSTIGVSQF, translated from the exons ATGGTGGTTTTTGAAAACAAAGCTATTCCTAAGCTTCTTTTAGTGTGTCTCTTCGTCCAATTCTCAGTCTCCGCTGCTAATTTCTTCCAACCATTCAATGTTACGTACGACCACAGAGCTCTGATCATCGATGGTAAACGCCGTATGCTCATTTCTGGTGGAATTCATTACCCTCGTGCTACTCCTCAG ATGTGGCCTGACCTGATTGCAAAGAGCAAGGAGGGTGGAGCAGATGTTATTGAAAGTTATACATTTTGGAATGGGCATGAACCAGTCAGAGGGCAG TATAATTTTGAAGGAAGGTTTGATCTTGTCAAGTTTGTGAAGCTAGTGGGAGACAATGGACTCTATTTCCTTCTCCGTATAGGTCCTTATGTTTGCGCTGAGTGGAATTTCGG AGGCTTTCCTGTCTGGCTGCGAGATATCCCTGGCATAGAGTTTCGAACAGATAATGAACCTTTTAAG AGGGAGATGCAGCGCTTTGTAACGAAGATTGTGGATTTGATGCTGGAGGAGAAGCTCTTTTCCTGGCAGGGTGGTCCTATTATCCTCTTGCAG ATTGAGAACGAATATGGAAATATGGAGGGTTCATATGGCCAGAAGGGGAAAGAGTACGTCAGGTGGGCTGCTAACATGGCTTTGGGTCTAGGTGCTGGGGTTCCCTGGGTGATGTGCAAGCAAACTGATGCTCCGGGTGATATA ATAGATACCTGCAATAATTACTACTGTGATGGTTATAAACCAAATTCCCCTAACAAACCAACAATCTGGACAGAAAATTGGGATGGATG GTACACCTCATGGGGAGGAAGATTGCCTCACAGACCAGTTGAAGATCTTGCATTTGCAGTAGCACGTTTTTTCCAGCGTGGAGGGAGCTTGATGAACTATTATATG TATTTTGGTGGGACAAACTTTGGCCGTACTTCCGGTGGGCCCTTCTATATTACTAGTTACGATTATGATGCTCCAATTGATGAGTATG GTTTACGAAGTGAGCCAAAATGGGGACACTTGAAAGATCTTCATGCTGCTATTAAGCTCTGTGAACGTGCTCTAGTGGCTGCTGATTCACCTCAGTATATGAAATTGGGACCAAGGCAGGAG GCACATGTATACTGGGAAAATACCCAGAGTGCTGTTCTGAACACTACCCTTTCTGAAAGTCAAAGTGCATGCTCTGCTTTTCTTGCAAACATTGATGAGCATAATACTGCGACCGTAATATTCCGTGGTAAATCATACTCTTTGCCACCGTGGTCTGTGAGCATTTTACCTGACTGCAGTAATGTGGCATTCAACACTGCAAAG GTTGGAGCACAAACTTCTGTGAAACTGGTAGAGAATGCCCTATCTCCAAAAATATCTGCACCTGAACTTGTCATGACCAAAAATGAGGTTTCCAGTATCTCAGAATCCTGGATGTCTGTAGAGGAGCCAATTGGTATATGGAGTGAGAGCAATTTTACCGTTCAAGGCTTGTTGGAGCATTTGAAAGTGACAAAGGATGAATCTGATTATCTCTGGCATATGACCAG AATATATGTTTCTGATGACGATGTTGCATTTTGGGAGGAAAATAAAGTTAGCCCCACTCTTGTAATTGATAGCATGCGTGATGTATTGCGGATATTTATTAATGGGGAGCTTATAG GCAGCGTAAGTGGTCACTGGGTCAAGGTGTTGCAGCCTGTCCAATTTCAACAAGGTTACAGTGATTTAATGCTGTTATCTCAGACAGTTGGTTTGCAG GTTGGCCTGAAGGGTGAGTTCCAGAAAATATTCACCatagaagaaaatgagaaagCAGGATGGACAAACTTGAAGCTTGATGCTACTCCCTCCACATTTACTTGGTACAAG GCATACTTTGATTCTCCCGATGGGTCAGAGCCCATTGCTATTGACTTAGGAAGCATGGGAAAGGGCCAAGCTTGGGTCAATGGCCATCATATTGGAAGATACTGGAATCTGACTGCCCCAAAAGATGGATGTCCGGATAGCTGTGATTATCGTGGAGCATATGGCTCCAACAAGTGCATGACAAATTGTGGGAAGCCCACTCAAACCTG GTACCATGTGCCAAGATCATGGTTACAGGCATCAAACAATTTACTTGTGATATTTGAAGAAATTGGTGGGAACCCATTTGAGATTTCAGTCAAATCACGTGTGCCTCGAATTCTCTGTGCTCAAATGTCCGAGTCCTACTATCCACCTCTTCGAGAATGGCTTCATCTAGATCTTATTGATGGAAAAGTCTCCATAAGTGACATGAAACCACAGATTCACTTGCAGTGTGAAGATGGGCATATAATCTCCTCTATAGAATTTGCTAGCTATGGAACTCCTCATGGAAGCTGCCAGAATTTTTCTAATGGCAATTGCCACTCTCCAAATTCATTGTCTGTGGTATCCGAG GCTTGTGTAGGAAGAAACAGTTGTTCCGTTGAAGTTTCAAACGCTGGTTTTGGAAGTGACCCTTGCCGGGGTGTTCTCAAGACATTGGCTGTTGAAGCTAGATGTGTGTCAACATCAACTATTGGAGTCTCCCAGTTCTAA
- the LOC107914798 gene encoding beta-galactosidase 9 isoform X3 produces MVVFENKAIPKLLLVCLFVQFSVSAANFFQPFNVTYDHRALIIDGKRRMLISGGIHYPRATPQMWPDLIAKSKEGGADVIESYTFWNGHEPVRGQYNFEGRFDLVKFVKLVGDNGLYFLLRIGPYVCAEWNFGGFPVWLRDIPGIEFRTDNEPFKREMQRFVTKIVDLMLEEKLFSWQGGPIILLQIENEYGNMEGSYGQKGKEYVRWAANMALGLGAGVPWVMCKQTDAPGDIIDTCNNYYCDGYKPNSPNKPTIWTENWDGWYTSWGGRLPHRPVEDLAFAVARFFQRGGSLMNYYMYFGGTNFGRTSGGPFYITSYDYDAPIDEYGLRSEPKWGHLKDLHAAIKLCERALVAADSPQYMKLGPRQEAHVYWENTQSAVLNTTLSESQSACSAFLANIDEHNTATVIFRGKSYSLPPWSVSILPDCSNVAFNTAKVGAQTSVKLVENALSPKISAPELVMTKNEVSSISESWMSVEEPIGIWSESNFTVQGLLEHLKVTKDESDYLWHMTRIYVSDDDVAFWEENKVSPTLVIDSMRDVLRIFINGELIGSVSGHWVKVLQPVQFQQGYSDLMLLSQTVGLQNYGAFLEKDGAGFRGQIKLTGFKNGDIDLSKASWIYQVGLKGEFQKIFTIEENEKAGWTNLKLDATPSTFTWYKEWLCGPYCNKELYLK; encoded by the exons ATGGTGGTTTTTGAAAACAAAGCTATTCCTAAGCTTCTTTTAGTGTGTCTCTTCGTCCAATTCTCAGTCTCCGCTGCTAATTTCTTCCAACCATTCAATGTTACGTACGACCACAGAGCTCTGATCATCGATGGTAAACGCCGTATGCTCATTTCTGGTGGAATTCATTACCCTCGTGCTACTCCTCAG ATGTGGCCTGACCTGATTGCAAAGAGCAAGGAGGGTGGAGCAGATGTTATTGAAAGTTATACATTTTGGAATGGGCATGAACCAGTCAGAGGGCAG TATAATTTTGAAGGAAGGTTTGATCTTGTCAAGTTTGTGAAGCTAGTGGGAGACAATGGACTCTATTTCCTTCTCCGTATAGGTCCTTATGTTTGCGCTGAGTGGAATTTCGG AGGCTTTCCTGTCTGGCTGCGAGATATCCCTGGCATAGAGTTTCGAACAGATAATGAACCTTTTAAG AGGGAGATGCAGCGCTTTGTAACGAAGATTGTGGATTTGATGCTGGAGGAGAAGCTCTTTTCCTGGCAGGGTGGTCCTATTATCCTCTTGCAG ATTGAGAACGAATATGGAAATATGGAGGGTTCATATGGCCAGAAGGGGAAAGAGTACGTCAGGTGGGCTGCTAACATGGCTTTGGGTCTAGGTGCTGGGGTTCCCTGGGTGATGTGCAAGCAAACTGATGCTCCGGGTGATATA ATAGATACCTGCAATAATTACTACTGTGATGGTTATAAACCAAATTCCCCTAACAAACCAACAATCTGGACAGAAAATTGGGATGGATG GTACACCTCATGGGGAGGAAGATTGCCTCACAGACCAGTTGAAGATCTTGCATTTGCAGTAGCACGTTTTTTCCAGCGTGGAGGGAGCTTGATGAACTATTATATG TATTTTGGTGGGACAAACTTTGGCCGTACTTCCGGTGGGCCCTTCTATATTACTAGTTACGATTATGATGCTCCAATTGATGAGTATG GTTTACGAAGTGAGCCAAAATGGGGACACTTGAAAGATCTTCATGCTGCTATTAAGCTCTGTGAACGTGCTCTAGTGGCTGCTGATTCACCTCAGTATATGAAATTGGGACCAAGGCAGGAG GCACATGTATACTGGGAAAATACCCAGAGTGCTGTTCTGAACACTACCCTTTCTGAAAGTCAAAGTGCATGCTCTGCTTTTCTTGCAAACATTGATGAGCATAATACTGCGACCGTAATATTCCGTGGTAAATCATACTCTTTGCCACCGTGGTCTGTGAGCATTTTACCTGACTGCAGTAATGTGGCATTCAACACTGCAAAG GTTGGAGCACAAACTTCTGTGAAACTGGTAGAGAATGCCCTATCTCCAAAAATATCTGCACCTGAACTTGTCATGACCAAAAATGAGGTTTCCAGTATCTCAGAATCCTGGATGTCTGTAGAGGAGCCAATTGGTATATGGAGTGAGAGCAATTTTACCGTTCAAGGCTTGTTGGAGCATTTGAAAGTGACAAAGGATGAATCTGATTATCTCTGGCATATGACCAG AATATATGTTTCTGATGACGATGTTGCATTTTGGGAGGAAAATAAAGTTAGCCCCACTCTTGTAATTGATAGCATGCGTGATGTATTGCGGATATTTATTAATGGGGAGCTTATAG GCAGCGTAAGTGGTCACTGGGTCAAGGTGTTGCAGCCTGTCCAATTTCAACAAGGTTACAGTGATTTAATGCTGTTATCTCAGACAGTTGGTTTGCAG AATTACGGTGCCTTTCTAGAGAAGGATGGTGCTGGGTTTAGAGGACAAATTAAGCTTACTGGATTTAAAAATGGGGATATTGACCTTTCTAAGGCCTCATGGATCTACCAG GTTGGCCTGAAGGGTGAGTTCCAGAAAATATTCACCatagaagaaaatgagaaagCAGGATGGACAAACTTGAAGCTTGATGCTACTCCCTCCACATTTACTTGGTACAAG GAATGGCTATGTGGACCATATTGCAACAAGGAGctctatttaaaataa